One region of Betaproteobacteria bacterium genomic DNA includes:
- a CDS encoding caspase family protein → MMFRFIACFLAFALAEGSLQAASDVPKAPILRIETGGHLSPITRISSDAEGNWAVTSSEDKTARLWDLRNGHQLSVMRPPLGGESIGALYAAAISPDGRQVALGGNAAFDTKTHALYLFDRATGNLPPKATLSGIESPIMQLAWSVDSQLIAVGLRQDGLRVFRRNLTFVGSDPEYNDAIYGAAFSRDGRLAVVSLDGSLRLYRVGKSGLERLARKQMPGKPYGVAWSPDSSQLAIGLQDAAQAVVLSASNLTVLHTAEGGSGGNLGRVAWSADGQTLYAAGSVVRDGRFAILAFAGGGREPARVLGSFGNTVTSLAANANGLVASSAEPAWAAFDALGSARLSIGPQIGDFRDAGDAFRLSTDGQVVAFPMLFAGKTPLVFNFFSGELRAANAPGYTRPAKIPSDLKGWKNSPTPVWNGRPLALSPGELSRSAAMAPDEMRLALGTEWYLRLFAADGSQLWERRTSGAVWAVNISGDGRWVVAALGDGSLRWYRLADGQEQLALFVHGDRERWIIWTPSGYYDTAMGAEGLVGWHVNRGFNQSADFFSVGRFRDHFYQPLVIQRVMQLADETEAVRTFRAEMAMLDNKTVAAAQVAAAPPPVVDALPPVIELQSERGMLTGDVLVPVRYVVRTPGNAPLKEVKFRVNGKLERNIKTRSTRSIEGQVYEALVPVPPKDSEIMLIAENRFAKSEPVSLTVRRPVNAAGKAPYIERYETLYMLIVAVNKYPGENALLLPVKDASDFHRQMSRVANPPPGKQRLYEHLAVKMLLDEGATQQNIREGLKWLRDNVKEKDAGVIFLAGHGMSQENSYYYVPYRRSDIGRQVNWVAGGEIVDTLQSLPGRAMFFLDTCHSGALANQASVAGTVNQVNDERGVIVFASATAREMAQETDEWGNGAFTKALIEGLRGEAEDPRDKLIYPTTLKRYVTRRVRDLTDNQQRPYVSDHGVDDPIAVVVK, encoded by the coding sequence ATGATGTTCCGCTTCATTGCCTGCTTTCTCGCGTTTGCCTTGGCCGAGGGTTCGCTGCAGGCGGCGTCCGATGTGCCGAAAGCCCCGATCCTGCGCATTGAGACCGGGGGCCACTTGTCGCCGATCACCCGGATCAGCAGCGATGCCGAGGGCAATTGGGCGGTGACTTCCTCGGAAGACAAGACCGCCCGCCTCTGGGATTTGCGCAATGGCCATCAGTTGTCTGTCATGCGCCCGCCGCTAGGTGGCGAAAGCATTGGCGCCCTCTATGCCGCAGCGATATCGCCGGATGGGCGGCAGGTGGCGCTGGGCGGCAATGCGGCATTTGATACGAAGACGCATGCCCTTTATCTTTTCGATCGTGCCACCGGCAATCTGCCGCCGAAGGCGACTCTGTCAGGGATCGAGTCGCCGATCATGCAACTGGCCTGGTCGGTCGATAGCCAACTGATCGCGGTTGGCCTGCGGCAAGACGGGCTGCGGGTGTTCAGGCGCAATCTCACCTTTGTCGGGAGCGATCCCGAATACAACGATGCCATCTATGGCGCTGCCTTCTCGCGCGACGGTCGATTGGCCGTGGTCAGTCTCGACGGTTCGCTGCGCCTCTACCGGGTCGGTAAGAGTGGCCTAGAAAGATTAGCCCGCAAGCAGATGCCGGGCAAGCCCTATGGCGTCGCCTGGTCGCCAGATAGTAGCCAGTTGGCTATCGGTTTGCAGGATGCGGCGCAGGCGGTGGTGCTCTCGGCCAGCAATCTGACTGTGCTGCATACGGCGGAGGGCGGGAGCGGCGGAAACCTCGGGAGGGTCGCCTGGTCAGCCGATGGCCAAACTCTGTATGCGGCGGGCAGCGTGGTTCGTGACGGACGCTTCGCCATCCTTGCCTTTGCTGGCGGTGGGCGCGAACCAGCGCGGGTGCTGGGCAGTTTCGGCAACACGGTTACCTCCCTCGCCGCAAATGCCAACGGGCTGGTTGCGAGTTCTGCCGAACCGGCCTGGGCCGCATTCGATGCTTTGGGCTCCGCCCGACTAAGCATCGGGCCACAGATTGGCGATTTTCGTGATGCAGGTGATGCTTTCCGGCTTTCCACCGATGGTCAGGTTGTGGCTTTCCCGATGCTGTTCGCTGGCAAGACGCCGCTTGTTTTCAACTTCTTCAGTGGTGAATTGCGCGCTGCGAACGCTCCTGGCTATACGCGGCCGGCGAAAATCCCCAGCGATCTCAAAGGCTGGAAAAATTCGCCGACGCCGGTCTGGAATGGCCGGCCTCTGGCGTTGAGTCCTGGCGAGTTGTCGCGGAGTGCGGCCATGGCGCCGGACGAGATGCGGCTGGCGCTGGGAACAGAATGGTATCTGCGGCTCTTTGCAGCCGATGGCAGCCAATTGTGGGAGAGGCGGACGTCTGGGGCTGTCTGGGCCGTCAATATCAGCGGTGATGGTCGCTGGGTGGTCGCCGCCCTCGGCGATGGCAGTCTGCGCTGGTATCGTCTGGCCGATGGGCAGGAGCAACTGGCCTTGTTTGTCCATGGCGACCGTGAGCGCTGGATCATCTGGACGCCCTCCGGCTATTACGACACTGCCATGGGGGCGGAGGGTCTGGTCGGTTGGCATGTTAACCGGGGCTTCAACCAGTCGGCCGACTTCTTCTCGGTCGGTCGTTTCCGCGATCACTTTTACCAGCCCCTGGTGATCCAGCGGGTGATGCAACTGGCCGACGAGACGGAGGCTGTGCGGACGTTCCGCGCTGAAATGGCGATGCTGGATAACAAGACTGTCGCGGCAGCCCAAGTTGCCGCAGCGCCTCCGCCAGTCGTCGATGCTTTGCCGCCGGTGATCGAACTGCAGAGCGAACGTGGCATGCTGACGGGGGATGTTCTGGTGCCAGTGCGCTATGTCGTACGCACGCCGGGTAATGCCCCGCTGAAGGAGGTCAAGTTCCGCGTTAATGGCAAACTGGAACGCAATATCAAGACTCGTTCGACGCGCTCCATTGAAGGGCAGGTGTACGAGGCGCTGGTGCCCGTGCCTCCCAAAGACTCGGAAATCATGTTGATTGCCGAGAACCGCTTCGCCAAGTCGGAGCCTGTCAGTCTTACCGTCAGGCGCCCCGTGAACGCGGCTGGCAAGGCACCGTATATCGAACGCTACGAAACGCTTTACATGCTGATCGTTGCCGTCAACAAGTACCCTGGTGAGAATGCGCTCCTCTTGCCGGTCAAGGATGCCTCGGACTTCCACCGTCAAATGAGTCGTGTCGCCAATCCGCCGCCCGGCAAGCAGCGCCTGTATGAGCATTTGGCGGTCAAAATGCTGCTCGATGAAGGGGCGACGCAGCAAAATATTCGGGAGGGCCTGAAATGGTTGCGCGACAACGTCAAGGAAAAGGACGCCGGCGTGATCTTCCTGGCTGGGCATGGCATGTCGCAGGAAAACTCCTACTACTACGTGCCCTATCGTCGGTCGGATATCGGCCGCCAGGTCAACTGGGTTGCCGGCGGCGAAATTGTCGATACCCTGCAAAGCCTGCCCGGACGGGCGATGTTCTTCCTCGATACCTGCCACTCCGGGGCGCTGGCCAATCAGGCGAGTGTGGCGGGGACGGTTAATCAGGTCAATGACGAACGGGGCGTTATCGTCTTCGCCTCGGCAACGGCCAGGGAAATGGCCCAGGAGACCGACGAGTGGGGTAACGGGGCATTCACCAAAGCACTCATTGAGGGCTTGCGCGGTGAAGCGGAAGACCCGCGTGACAAACTGATTTACCCGACCACGCTGAAACGCTACGTAACGCGCCGCGTGCGTGATTTGACGGATAATCAGCAACGACCATATGTTAGTGACCACGGTGTCGACGATCCGATTGCGGTCGTGGTCAAATAA